Within the Thermosynechococcus sichuanensis E542 genome, the region GCAGTTTTTGCATCCCGCGAGAAAGGATGTTGATCGCGCCAACTAGATCGGCGTTGGCCTCGAAGCCACATTCCACACACGCGAACCGGTCCTGGGTCTGGCGGTTGTCCGCCGACACATGGCCACAGCACGGACAGGTGCGGCTCGTGTTCTGCGGCGGAACTACCACCAACCAGCCGCCCCGCCATGCCAGCTTGTAGTCCAGTTGGCGGCAGAACTCGAACCAGCCTTGATCGAGGATGGACTTGTTTAGGCCAGCCTTGGCCCTAACGTTTCTGCCCGGTTGTTCGGTCGTGCCTGCCGCTGACTTGGACATGTTCCGTATTTGCAAGTCCTCGACACACACCACAGCGTGGTTTTTGCTGATCGCGGTCGAAATCTTGTGCAGGAAGTCTCGGCGGGCATGGCTGATGCGGGCGTGAATGCGCTGGACACGGGCTTTCGCCTTCTTCCAGTTGTTGCTAAATTTCACTTTGCGTGAGAGTGCTTGCTGTGCCTTGCGCAAGCGCGACTCATGCCTCTTGAAGCTGTTGAGTGGCGCGTAGAACGTACCATCCGATAGCGTGGCGAACCGAGCAATGCCCATATCGATGCCGACCACGCCGCCTTGCGGGATAGGCGGCTCAACCTCGCGTTCGGTCTGGATGCTCACAAACCACTTGCCGCACGACTGGCTCACAGTGATGTTCTTCACCGCGCCTAACACTTCGCGGCTGTTGCGGTAACGCAGCCATCCGAGCTTTGGTAGAAACAGGCGACTGTTGGCCTGGTCCAGCTTTATCTGCTTCGGGTCGGGGTAACGGAAGCTGTCGCTCTGCCCCTTGCGCTTGAAACGCGGGAAGCTGGCTCGCTTGGCGAAGAAGTTGTTGTAAGCCCGCTCCAGGTCTTTGAGCGCCTGTTGCAGCGGATGCACAGGCGCATCGGCCAGCCAAGCAGTGTCAGAGCTATTGCGCCACTCGGTGAGCAGCTTGCACAGTCCGGCATAACCCAGCTTTTTCTCGCCTTGCTCGTAACGCGCTTTCTGCAACGCCAGCGCCTTGTTGTAGACGAACCGGCACGAGCCAGCGAAGCGGCGCATTTTGCGCTGCTGTTCACCAGTCGGCATGAGTTCGTATCTGTAGGCTTGAAATCGTTGCATAGCTTAATTATAAGGAGCGGCCCGACATCCAGAAGGGTTACTGGAAAGGCGTGCTGTGGTTGCCGTCCTACTTTGCTTCAAGCTGTGGCAGTACATCGAGCAGCAGCAGACTCCACACTGAAACCCAAAGACAAGAACGGCAACAAAGTCCGCGCTATCCTTCCCCGCCCTGAACGGCGGGGCTTGCCGCGCACCGGGTCAATACTGCTGTTTGGTGGGCTACTGTAACATAACGTTAGAATAGGGCAAGAATTGTAAAGTCTTCATGGCAGCCTTTATCCCCTTTGTCGGTAAACCCTCTTCCCCTTGGCGATCGCTCGTGATTGGGATGATTGCTGCTGGACTGATTGGCAGTGGTGGCCTACTGTTGTGGCGATCGCGTCAAACGCCCCTTGATCTGGATCGCTACACCGTGCCGGTTCAAGACAGTCGCGATTTAGTGGCGCGGATTGCAGCCACAGGCAAGGTGGTACCGGTGCGAACCGTCAATATCAGTCCGAAACGAGCCGGCCTTCTCGCCGCCCTCTATGTTGAACAGGGCGATCAAGTGGAAGCGGGTCAAATCATCGCCCGTATGGACAACCGCGATGAACAGGCGCAACTGGCCCAAGCCCAAGCCAACCTAGCCGATGCCATTGCCCGTCGCGATCGCGTGCTTGCCGGCAACCGTGCTGAGGAAATAGCCCAAGCCGAAGCCCAAGTGCGAGCAGCCGCTACCCGTGCGCAATTGGCGCAAGAACGCCTGAAACGGAATGAATGGCTCGCGGCGGAGGGGGCGATTCCCCGCGATACCCTAGATGAACTAAGGGCAAACCGCGATAGCGCGATCGCCAACCTGAATGAAGCCCAAAAGCGTCTGCAACTGCTACAGCGTGGCTCCCGCCCCGAAGAAATCCGTCAAGCAGAGGCAGCCGTCGTTGCTGCCCAAGCCCAAGTCCAAGCGGCTCGTGCTGCCCTTGAAGATACCATCATTCGCGCACCCTTCACAGGGATTATTACCCAGAAGTATGCCAATCCGGGAGCCTTTGTTACGCCGACCACGACGGCCTCTGCAACAACCTCTGCCACTTCCACCTCCATTGTGGCGATCGCTGAGGGCTTAGAAATTCTTGCCGAAGTACCGGAAGTGGATATTGGCCAAGTGCTCGTAGGGCAACCTGTTGAAATCCGTGCCGATGCCTATCCGGGGGAAACCTTTGAAGGGCGAGTGCGTTTAGTGGCACCGGAAGCCGTTGTCGAGCAAAATGTCACCTTCTTTCAGGTGCGGGTTTCCTTGGTGACGGGGCTAGAAAAACTGCGCTCTGGGATGAATGTGGACTTAGATTTTCTGGGGCAAAAAATTAACAATGCCCTCTTGGTGCCGACGGTGGCGATCGCCGTTGAGCGCGGTCAAACAGGTGTTTATGTTGTGGGTGAAGACAATCGGCCTAAGTTCCGCCCTGTCACAATTGGTAGCAGTTGGCAGGATCAGACCCAGATTATCAGCGGTGTTCGTGTCGGTGAGCGGGTCTTTATTGACTTTCCTGAGCGGCTGCGGCCGAAACAGGAGTAGCTATGGGCTTGCACCACGTTTCCATTCGCACAGCCAATATTCAGCGGGCGATCGCCTTCTATGAATGCCTTGGCTTCACGATGGATGTCCGCTTTACCACGGGCTATACCCTTGCCTGTTGGCTCAAGGGCTGGCACACCCGCCTCGAACTGCTGCAAGTTCCTGAACCCCAGCCGCCTGCGGATCCCTTCCACGATGAGCACTACGTCGGCTACTACCATCTTTCTTTTGATCTTAGTGACCATCCTGATCCCCTTGAAACATGGCTCAATCAGGTGGCAGAAACATTAAAGGCGCGCAATTTACCCTTTGAGGTATTGCTGAAGCCCACTCAGCAGGTGATTGGTTCCCACCTCTATCACGTCGCTTTTATTCGTGACTGCGATGGCTTGCCCCTTGAATTTTTGCAGTGTCTGGGTGCCTGCTGAGGCCTAAACGCCGATAAAATAAGGGGGTTGAGAGATTTTTGGGTCGTATAAAGGCATGCAACTGCAAACGATAACTACAGCCATTCCCGACTGGTCGGGGGATTTACTGGCGATCGCCGTCTTTCAAACGGAAGGCATCCTCACCCTCACTGACCCCTATACGACCCTCGATCAACGTCTCAACGGTCTATTGCAAGAACTGATCAACGAAGGGGAATTTCAAGGCAAATCCGGTACCTCTTTGCTGATGCGCCTCCTACCCAACTTTCCCATTAAGAAACTCCTCCTTGTGGGCTTGGGCAATCGCGATGACTTTAACCTAGACACCCTGCGCCGCACTGCTGCGACCATTGCCCGTACGGCTCGCCGTGAACGCGCAAAAACATTAGGCATGGCACTGCCCCGTGAGACTTTAGAGGCGGCGGATGCTGCCCAAGCCATTGCCGAAGGAACGCTCCTTGCCCTTCACAGCGATGTCCGCTTCAAGTCAGATCCCGAAGCCCGCAAGCTTCTGCCCTATCCCGAATCCGTCAGCCTGTTGGGTTTAGGAGAGCAAACAGTGGCCGTGACCCGTGCCCAGCAGATTTGCGAGGGCGTGATTTTGGCTCGCGAGCTGGTGAATGCCCCAGCTAATGAAGTGACGCCTGTGACTCTGGCAGAAACAGCTCAGCAACTCGCTGCCACCTATGGCCTGACGGCAAAAATTTTGGAGCGCGACGAATGTGCTGCCCTTGGCATGGGTGCCTTTTTGGGCGTGGCTCAAGCCTCTGATTTACCACCGAAATTTATCCACCTTACCTATACACCCAGTGGTACTGTGCAGAAGAAAATTGCTCTTGTTGGTAAGGGGTTAACGTTTGATTCCGGTGGTCTCAACCTCAAGACCCAAGGGGGCATTGAAACCATGAAAATGGACATGGGGGGAGCGGCAGCCGTTTTGGGGACGGCCAAGGTCATTGGTCAACTTAAACCTGCTGGCATTGAAGTCCATTTTATTATTGCTGCCACCGAAAATATGATCAGTGGCCGTGCCATGCATCCGGGGGATATTCTCACCGCCTCCAACGGTAAAACCATCGAGGTCAACAAC harbors:
- a CDS encoding RNA-guided endonuclease InsQ/TnpB family protein, which translates into the protein MQRFQAYRYELMPTGEQQRKMRRFAGSCRFVYNKALALQKARYEQGEKKLGYAGLCKLLTEWRNSSDTAWLADAPVHPLQQALKDLERAYNNFFAKRASFPRFKRKGQSDSFRYPDPKQIKLDQANSRLFLPKLGWLRYRNSREVLGAVKNITVSQSCGKWFVSIQTEREVEPPIPQGGVVGIDMGIARFATLSDGTFYAPLNSFKRHESRLRKAQQALSRKVKFSNNWKKAKARVQRIHARISHARRDFLHKISTAISKNHAVVCVEDLQIRNMSKSAAGTTEQPGRNVRAKAGLNKSILDQGWFEFCRQLDYKLAWRGGWLVVVPPQNTSRTCPCCGHVSADNRQTQDRFACVECGFEANADLVGAINILSRGMQKLRDEGRDTLDAFSGTAQAVSPDGLWIEPHWRSEAGTHRSESGAAQCRA
- a CDS encoding efflux RND transporter periplasmic adaptor subunit — protein: MAAFIPFVGKPSSPWRSLVIGMIAAGLIGSGGLLLWRSRQTPLDLDRYTVPVQDSRDLVARIAATGKVVPVRTVNISPKRAGLLAALYVEQGDQVEAGQIIARMDNRDEQAQLAQAQANLADAIARRDRVLAGNRAEEIAQAEAQVRAAATRAQLAQERLKRNEWLAAEGAIPRDTLDELRANRDSAIANLNEAQKRLQLLQRGSRPEEIRQAEAAVVAAQAQVQAARAALEDTIIRAPFTGIITQKYANPGAFVTPTTTASATTSATSTSIVAIAEGLEILAEVPEVDIGQVLVGQPVEIRADAYPGETFEGRVRLVAPEAVVEQNVTFFQVRVSLVTGLEKLRSGMNVDLDFLGQKINNALLVPTVAIAVERGQTGVYVVGEDNRPKFRPVTIGSSWQDQTQIISGVRVGERVFIDFPERLRPKQE
- a CDS encoding VOC family protein codes for the protein MGLHHVSIRTANIQRAIAFYECLGFTMDVRFTTGYTLACWLKGWHTRLELLQVPEPQPPADPFHDEHYVGYYHLSFDLSDHPDPLETWLNQVAETLKARNLPFEVLLKPTQQVIGSHLYHVAFIRDCDGLPLEFLQCLGAC
- a CDS encoding leucyl aminopeptidase, which encodes MQLQTITTAIPDWSGDLLAIAVFQTEGILTLTDPYTTLDQRLNGLLQELINEGEFQGKSGTSLLMRLLPNFPIKKLLLVGLGNRDDFNLDTLRRTAATIARTARRERAKTLGMALPRETLEAADAAQAIAEGTLLALHSDVRFKSDPEARKLLPYPESVSLLGLGEQTVAVTRAQQICEGVILARELVNAPANEVTPVTLAETAQQLAATYGLTAKILERDECAALGMGAFLGVAQASDLPPKFIHLTYTPSGTVQKKIALVGKGLTFDSGGLNLKTQGGIETMKMDMGGAAAVLGTAKVIGQLKPAGIEVHFIIAATENMISGRAMHPGDILTASNGKTIEVNNTDAEGRLTLADALVYAEKLGVDAIVDLATLTGACIVALGDNIAGLWSNNSELAQALQQASDRSGEKVWQMPLENKYFEGMKSQVADMKNTGPRSAGSITAALFLQQFVDHTPWAHLDIAGPVWTEKEDGYNNPCGTGYPVRTLVEWLCSLTDRN